In Maridesulfovibrio sp., the genomic stretch TTTGAAACCCATCCTGTGGATGCTTATCGTTCATTTGTCGGGTCCGGAGCTAAAAAGCTGGCATGGCGTGTTCTGCCTGCAGGGCAGCAGAATCAGGAAGTTTATGACCTTTTTGTTCCTATTCTGCTGGAAGAATTTGACAGCAGGTTGAATACCATAGCCAAACCATATGCCGGGATACCTGAAGTGCTGGCTGATTTTTCCGCAGCCGGCAAGAAAATGGCTGTTCTGTCCAACAAGCCCCATGAGTTTACAGTTGCGGCGGTAAACAAATTTTTGCCTGATGTTGATTTTTTTGAAGTTTGTGGGGGCCGAAATGATGTGCCATTAAAACCGGAACCGGATGCCGCGCTCAA encodes the following:
- a CDS encoding HAD family hydrolase, with product MECSLDFSAVIFDLDGTLLDTLGEIAAAGNSALERMGFETHPVDAYRSFVGSGAKKLAWRVLPAGQQNQEVYDLFVPILLEEFDSRLNTIAKPYAGIPEVLADFSAAGKKMAVLSNKPHEFTVAAVNKFLPDVDFFEVCGGRNDVPLKPEPDAALKLAESMGVAPHHTLFVGDSDVDIKTGINAGMIAVGAGWGFRGEGELVKAGANIVLDTPADLVSLL